A stretch of Gymnodinialimonas phycosphaerae DNA encodes these proteins:
- a CDS encoding mandelate racemase/muconate lactonizing enzyme family protein — protein MKLDTLEIFAIAPLPPGWGGRYWLIVRVTTDTGLTGLGEVYAAGVGPEAMRAVIGDVFTRHMQGEDPENVELMSRRAQSSGFTQRPDPTVFGAFSGLEMACWDILGKARDCPVYALLGGKMNARIRAYTYLYPEPHHDAEAFWTSPGMAAESAVARVAEGYTAVKFDPAGPYTVRGGHMPALSDIDLSARFCAAIRDAVGTKADLLFGTHGQFAPSGAIRLARAIEPHDPLWYEEPIPPDNLPGLAEVAAHTSIPIATGERLTTVAEFTEALRHGARILQPALGRAGGIWEGKKIATIAAAFGAQIAPHLYAGPVEWAANVHLGVSCPNLLMVEAIETPFHEALVTGRPKVENGFVAAPEAPGLGITLNDAVANAHLYTGDRLHLEMQEAPCDWQNGNSFGGGAVD, from the coding sequence ATGAAACTCGACACGCTTGAAATCTTCGCCATCGCCCCGCTGCCGCCCGGTTGGGGCGGGCGCTATTGGCTGATCGTGCGCGTCACGACCGATACCGGGCTGACGGGATTGGGAGAGGTCTACGCCGCAGGGGTCGGGCCCGAGGCGATGCGCGCCGTCATAGGGGATGTCTTCACGCGCCACATGCAGGGCGAAGACCCGGAAAATGTCGAACTGATGTCGCGCCGCGCCCAATCCTCGGGGTTCACGCAACGCCCTGATCCCACCGTTTTCGGCGCCTTTTCGGGCCTTGAAATGGCCTGCTGGGACATCCTTGGCAAAGCCCGCGACTGCCCGGTTTACGCGCTTCTGGGGGGCAAGATGAATGCCCGGATCCGCGCCTACACCTACCTCTACCCCGAGCCGCACCACGATGCGGAGGCCTTCTGGACCTCGCCCGGGATGGCTGCGGAATCCGCCGTCGCTCGCGTGGCCGAGGGCTACACGGCGGTGAAATTCGACCCCGCTGGCCCCTACACGGTGCGTGGCGGGCACATGCCTGCGCTTAGCGATATTGATCTCTCTGCGAGGTTCTGTGCCGCCATTCGCGATGCGGTCGGCACCAAGGCGGATCTGCTTTTCGGCACCCACGGCCAATTCGCCCCCTCTGGCGCGATCCGGTTGGCCAGGGCGATCGAACCCCATGATCCACTCTGGTACGAGGAGCCGATCCCGCCCGACAACCTCCCCGGACTGGCCGAGGTCGCGGCCCACACCTCCATCCCCATCGCCACCGGCGAGCGGCTGACAACCGTGGCGGAATTCACCGAGGCGCTGCGCCATGGTGCCCGTATCCTGCAACCGGCCCTGGGTCGGGCAGGGGGCATTTGGGAGGGCAAGAAGATCGCCACCATCGCTGCCGCCTTCGGAGCACAGATCGCGCCGCATCTTTATGCGGGCCCGGTAGAATGGGCCGCGAATGTTCATCTTGGTGTCAGTTGCCCGAACCTGCTGATGGTGGAAGCCATCGAGACGCCATTCCACGAGGCGTTGGTGACGGGGCGTCCGAAGGTGGAAAACGGGTTTGTTGCCGCGCCGGAAGCGCCGGGCCTTGGTATCACGCTGAACGACGCGGTGGCCAACGCCCACCTTTACACGGGTGATCGCCTGCATCTGGAGATGCAGGAGGCGCCGTGCGATTGGCAAAACGGTAACAGCTTTGGCGGTGGGGCTGTCGATTGA
- a CDS encoding FadR/GntR family transcriptional regulator yields MPFQRIEAEKLSRSVVKQIEQLILRGILRPGERLPSERELSERLSVSRPSLREAVAELQERGLLATRAGAGIYVADVIGSAFSPALIDLLSAHEEAVFDYISFRQDLESIAAERAAIHGSDTDLKVIDTIFRKMEVAHRKRNPTDEAELDAEFHLAIIEASHNVILLHMMRASFNLLRQGVFFNRQQMFKNRTTRDILLDQHRAINAGIQERDAEAAKAAVIQHLDYVKEEMNALKASERNEEIARLRYAHERER; encoded by the coding sequence ATGCCTTTCCAACGTATCGAAGCAGAGAAACTCTCACGCTCCGTCGTCAAGCAAATCGAGCAACTGATCCTGCGCGGCATCCTGCGCCCCGGAGAGCGTTTGCCCTCGGAACGCGAGTTGAGCGAGCGCCTCAGCGTGTCCCGCCCCTCCTTGCGCGAAGCGGTTGCCGAATTGCAGGAAAGGGGCCTTCTGGCGACCCGCGCGGGCGCTGGCATCTATGTGGCCGACGTGATCGGCTCGGCCTTTTCGCCGGCCCTGATCGATCTTCTGTCGGCCCATGAAGAGGCAGTCTTCGACTACATCTCGTTCCGGCAAGACCTGGAAAGCATCGCAGCCGAGCGCGCCGCGATCCATGGCTCGGACACCGACCTGAAGGTGATCGACACGATCTTCCGGAAGATGGAAGTCGCCCACCGCAAGCGAAACCCCACAGATGAGGCCGAGTTGGACGCCGAGTTCCATCTGGCGATCATCGAAGCCAGCCACAACGTCATCCTGCTGCACATGATGCGCGCCAGCTTCAACCTGCTGCGCCAGGGCGTGTTCTTCAACCGCCAGCAAATGTTCAAGAACCGCACCACGCGCGACATCCTTCTGGATCAGCACCGGGCGATCAACGCGGGCATTCAGGAACGCGACGCCGAGGCCGCGAAGGCCGCTGTGATCCAGCATCTGGATTATGTGAAGGAAGAGATGAACGCGCTGAAAGCATCCGAGAGAAACGAAGAAATCGCGCGGCTGCGCTATGCCCATGAGCGCGAGAGGTAG
- a CDS encoding OmpA family protein: MALLNKSLLLATAASLALTACVGNTVAPADPNANRTRDGAIIGGLLGGFLGATADDDNQGRNAILGAAVGAAAGGAIGNALDRQAQDLRGQLSNDRILIENTGSELIVTMPEGILFDVDSAAIRAGLQSDLRALAANLNQYPATGVEVVGHTDNTGSAGYNQDLSTRRAQAVAGVLLEAGVAPSRVRSIGRGESAPIATNLTPEGRQQNRRVEVIIRPR; this comes from the coding sequence ATGGCACTTCTGAATAAATCACTTCTTCTGGCTACCGCCGCGTCACTGGCGTTGACCGCCTGCGTCGGCAACACCGTGGCGCCAGCCGATCCCAACGCAAACCGCACCCGCGACGGCGCAATCATCGGCGGGCTTCTGGGCGGCTTTCTCGGGGCCACTGCGGACGACGACAACCAGGGTCGCAACGCGATCCTCGGTGCGGCCGTCGGTGCGGCGGCGGGCGGGGCCATCGGCAACGCGTTGGACCGTCAGGCCCAGGATCTGCGCGGACAGCTCAGCAATGATCGCATCCTGATCGAGAACACCGGCTCTGAATTGATCGTCACCATGCCCGAGGGTATCCTTTTCGACGTCGACTCGGCCGCGATCCGTGCCGGCCTGCAATCGGATCTGCGCGCCTTGGCCGCGAACCTCAACCAATACCCCGCCACGGGCGTGGAGGTCGTGGGCCATACCGACAACACCGGATCGGCGGGCTACAATCAGGACCTCTCCACCCGCCGCGCGCAAGCCGTGGCCGGTGTGTTGCTGGAGGCGGGCGTCGCCCCGTCCCGCGTCCGCTCAATCGGGCGCGGTGAAAGCGCACCGATCGCCACCAACCTGACACCCGAGGGCCGTCAGCAAAACCGCCGGGTCGAGGTGATTATTCGCCCGCGCTAG
- a CDS encoding bifunctional helix-turn-helix domain-containing protein/methylated-DNA--[protein]-cysteine S-methyltransferase gives MSHVPPHDPSGSYHFNVMRRALDLIDANPHQSLDDLARALDMSPAHFQRTFSGWVGVSPKRYQQYLTLDHARRLLAERFTVLDTVGETGLTSGGRLHDLFLRWEAMSPGTYASGGKGLTIRWGWFDSPFGPALLMATEKGICGIGFASETGPEPAMADLRSRWPNATYVEDTIALKALADAAFGGGGDLHLSLIGAPFQIKVWEALLSIPTGHVTTYSQIAGAIGKPRAVRAVGTAVGRNPISWLIPCHRALRKSGGLGGYHWGLPVKRAMLAWEAATTEDGAA, from the coding sequence ATGTCACATGTCCCCCCCCACGATCCCTCGGGAAGTTACCACTTCAACGTGATGCGTCGGGCGTTGGACCTGATCGATGCCAATCCGCACCAGAGCCTCGATGACCTGGCGCGTGCCCTCGACATGAGCCCGGCGCATTTTCAGCGCACGTTCAGCGGCTGGGTCGGCGTCAGCCCCAAGCGCTATCAGCAATACCTGACGCTGGATCACGCCCGGCGCTTGTTGGCAGAGCGCTTCACCGTGCTCGACACGGTGGGCGAGACCGGGCTGACCTCGGGCGGGCGGCTCCACGATCTGTTCCTGCGGTGGGAGGCGATGAGCCCCGGCACCTACGCATCCGGCGGCAAGGGTCTGACGATCCGCTGGGGCTGGTTCGATAGCCCCTTCGGTCCGGCGCTGCTGATGGCCACCGAAAAAGGCATCTGCGGCATCGGCTTTGCGTCCGAGACCGGGCCAGAGCCGGCCATGGCAGACCTGCGGTCGCGCTGGCCCAATGCCACCTACGTGGAAGATACCATCGCCCTCAAAGCCCTGGCCGATGCAGCCTTTGGCGGCGGCGGCGATCTGCACCTGTCGCTTATCGGGGCACCCTTCCAAATCAAGGTGTGGGAGGCGCTCTTGTCGATCCCGACGGGCCACGTCACCACCTACAGCCAGATCGCGGGCGCCATCGGCAAACCCCGCGCCGTGCGCGCGGTGGGCACTGCCGTGGGGCGCAATCCGATCAGCTGGCTGATCCCTTGCCACCGCGCCTTGCGCAAATCCGGCGGGCTTGGCGGTTACCATTGGGGTCTGCCCGTCAAACGCGCCATGCTGGCTTGGGAAGCCGCCACGACAGAGGATGGCGCAGCTTAG
- the nth gene encoding endonuclease III, with translation MAKPLPYHTIHEIFTRFREAEAEPKGELHHVNAYTLVVAVALSAQATDAGVNKATRRLFEIADTPQKMLDLGLDAVTEHVKTIGLYRNKAKNVIKLSQILVDEYGGEVPSSRAALQSLPGVGRKTANVVLNMWWGMPAQAVDTHIFRVGNRTRIAPGKDVDAVERAVEDNIPAEFQLHAHHWLILHGRYICVARKPKCGACLIRDLCVFEDKTPDPLPKKGKI, from the coding sequence ATGGCCAAACCACTTCCCTATCATACGATTCACGAGATATTCACCCGTTTCCGGGAGGCCGAGGCCGAGCCGAAGGGAGAGTTGCACCACGTCAACGCCTATACGCTGGTGGTCGCCGTGGCGCTGTCCGCGCAGGCGACGGATGCGGGCGTGAACAAGGCGACGCGGCGCTTGTTCGAGATTGCGGACACGCCGCAAAAGATGCTCGACCTTGGGCTGGACGCGGTGACCGAGCATGTCAAGACCATCGGCCTCTACCGCAATAAAGCCAAGAATGTCATCAAGTTAAGCCAGATCCTTGTGGATGAGTACGGGGGCGAAGTGCCATCCTCGCGCGCGGCGCTGCAATCATTGCCGGGGGTGGGGCGCAAGACCGCCAACGTGGTTCTGAACATGTGGTGGGGGATGCCCGCGCAGGCCGTCGATACCCACATTTTCCGCGTCGGCAACCGGACTCGGATCGCGCCGGGCAAGGACGTGGACGCGGTGGAACGCGCGGTAGAGGATAACATTCCGGCCGAATTTCAGCTGCACGCCCATCACTGGTTGATCCTGCATGGCCGCTACATCTGCGTGGCGCGCAAGCCCAAATGCGGCGCGTGCCTGATCCGGGATCTGTGTGTGTTCGAGGACAAGACGCCTGACCCGCTGCCCAAGAAAGGGAAGATATGA
- a CDS encoding RidA family protein, which produces MTRQNVSSGSYLEPQIGFSRAVRIGNMVAIGGTAPIAAGGGTDCVGDAYGQTKRCLEIALTALTQAGGTAEDVIRTRIILKDINDFKEAARAHAEVFTDIRPVTTVMAVTAFVDPDWLVEIEIDAIAKD; this is translated from the coding sequence ATGACACGGCAAAACGTTTCCTCCGGTTCCTACCTGGAGCCGCAGATCGGGTTTTCGCGGGCCGTGCGCATCGGCAATATGGTCGCTATCGGCGGCACAGCCCCCATCGCGGCGGGGGGCGGCACTGACTGCGTCGGGGACGCCTACGGACAGACAAAACGCTGCCTGGAGATTGCGTTAACGGCATTAACCCAGGCAGGTGGCACGGCAGAAGATGTCATCCGTACCCGTATAATCCTTAAGGATATCAATGACTTCAAAGAGGCAGCGCGTGCCCACGCCGAAGTCTTCACCGACATCCGCCCCGTCACGACGGTGATGGCGGTCACCGCTTTCGTCGATCCCGACTGGTTGGTCGAGATTGAAATCGATGCCATTGCAAAGGACTGA
- a CDS encoding adenosine kinase: MTQTYDLVGIGNAVVDVISHADDSFLDNMGIQKGIMQLVERERAEILYGAMTDRVQAPGGSVGNSVYGAGSLGLKTAFLGKVKDDALGIFYQNGMAADGIDFPNPPVSGAGIAPTTRSMIFVSPDGERSMNTYLGAGADFDEGDVDASVAGNTRYLFLEGYLYDKDEGKRAFTAAAQACHDGGGQAGVTLSDPFCVDRHRDDFRRLIAEEMDFTLGNEEEWLALFQTEDLQDALSQAAAVCDLIVCTRSGNPVILIQGDTRVEVPVVRVTPVDATGAGDQFAAGFLYGVATGQTLETAGKMGVAAAAEVIAHVGPRPKRPLRDVFAEQGLI; this comes from the coding sequence ATGACCCAAACCTACGACCTCGTGGGCATTGGCAACGCTGTTGTTGATGTGATTTCCCACGCCGATGACAGCTTTCTCGACAATATGGGCATCCAGAAGGGCATCATGCAGTTGGTAGAGCGCGAGCGCGCCGAGATCCTTTACGGCGCGATGACCGATCGGGTGCAGGCGCCCGGCGGGTCAGTCGGCAACTCGGTCTATGGCGCGGGCTCTCTGGGGTTGAAGACGGCGTTTCTGGGCAAGGTGAAGGACGACGCGCTGGGGATCTTCTATCAGAATGGCATGGCGGCGGACGGCATCGATTTCCCCAATCCGCCGGTCTCCGGCGCTGGGATCGCGCCCACGACACGGTCGATGATTTTCGTCTCCCCCGATGGCGAGCGATCGATGAACACCTACCTCGGCGCGGGCGCGGATTTCGATGAGGGCGACGTGGACGCCTCTGTCGCGGGCAACACACGTTACCTGTTTCTGGAGGGCTACCTCTATGACAAGGACGAGGGCAAACGCGCTTTCACCGCAGCCGCGCAGGCCTGTCACGACGGTGGCGGCCAGGCCGGTGTCACGCTGTCGGATCCCTTCTGCGTCGACCGCCACCGCGACGATTTCCGTCGCCTGATCGCGGAGGAAATGGACTTCACCCTTGGCAATGAAGAAGAGTGGCTGGCGCTGTTCCAGACCGAGGATCTCCAGGACGCGCTCTCGCAGGCGGCAGCGGTGTGTGACCTGATCGTCTGCACGCGCTCGGGCAATCCGGTGATCCTGATCCAGGGCGACACGCGTGTCGAAGTGCCGGTCGTGCGGGTCACGCCAGTCGACGCCACGGGCGCGGGGGACCAGTTCGCTGCTGGGTTCCTTTATGGCGTGGCCACGGGGCAAACCCTTGAGACAGCGGGAAAAATGGGCGTTGCGGCAGCTGCCGAAGTCATCGCCCACGTGGGGCCCCGTCCCAAACGCCCCCTGCGTGACGTCTTCGCCGAGCAAGGCTTGATATAG
- a CDS encoding cyclic nucleotide-binding domain-containing protein translates to MSDLLAQLSTGTGSIAILLVGLVFKLTGFAVRDELMLRILVVCGFICDAAYYFFRADPILPSVMSNIALLTINVILIAAIASERTTWRMSDEDRKTFAHFPTLTPGQFRRLKKMLSAEIAGRGAVLTREGAAVEDLMLVFAQTIMITKRGESFPIAGPAFVGEIAFLTGNPSSADVTLPEGGTVVRINSAALRKRMSRSPAFNNALVALFGAELARKVADSVPMARAAER, encoded by the coding sequence ATGTCTGACCTTTTAGCACAGCTCAGTACGGGCACCGGTTCCATCGCGATCCTGTTGGTGGGCCTCGTGTTCAAGCTGACCGGCTTCGCGGTCCGCGACGAATTGATGTTGCGGATTCTCGTGGTCTGCGGGTTCATTTGTGATGCCGCCTACTACTTCTTCCGGGCTGATCCGATCCTGCCGTCGGTCATGTCGAACATCGCGCTTTTGACGATCAACGTGATTCTGATCGCAGCTATCGCGTCCGAGCGGACGACTTGGCGCATGTCGGACGAAGACAGAAAGACCTTCGCCCATTTCCCGACCCTCACGCCGGGCCAGTTCCGGCGTCTCAAGAAGATGCTCTCTGCCGAGATCGCAGGGCGCGGCGCGGTCCTGACCCGCGAGGGGGCGGCGGTGGAGGACCTGATGCTGGTCTTCGCCCAGACGATCATGATCACCAAACGCGGTGAAAGCTTCCCGATCGCGGGCCCTGCCTTCGTGGGCGAGATCGCGTTCCTCACGGGTAACCCGTCCAGCGCCGATGTGACCCTGCCTGAAGGGGGGACAGTGGTGCGGATCAACTCCGCAGCGCTACGCAAACGCATGTCGCGCTCGCCCGCGTTCAACAATGCGCTGGTGGCCCTATTCGGGGCCGAATTGGCCCGCAAGGTGGCGGATTCCGTGCCGATGGCGCGCGCCGCAGAGCGGTAG
- a CDS encoding cyclic nucleotide-binding domain-containing protein yields MDLTGTLWQATLWRLTGRRFGFKEMLPMEFSIWSTSGLVGVALYLSAYGGLQLGLLRGSSVTYTVMNMFAAMAVLLSLVEAFNLSSLLIQISWITLSLVGLGRMAWVRSQVRFSDEERAFLSTHFSTLSPHLARKFLRLGRWQSVSPGTVLARQGMPVHELVYVGHGNAEVRAHGVVVAQIGPTALIGEMTIMHGGEATADVEITSEARIFTLPRAALIRELDIDHEFALAVSNALQIEAQRKIEAANRNRAGLSAS; encoded by the coding sequence ATGGATTTGACAGGGACACTGTGGCAGGCCACCCTTTGGCGTCTTACCGGGCGTCGCTTCGGTTTCAAGGAAATGCTGCCCATGGAATTTTCGATCTGGTCAACGTCCGGTCTTGTCGGGGTCGCCCTCTACCTCTCGGCGTATGGAGGTTTGCAGTTGGGACTGCTGCGCGGCAGTTCGGTCACCTATACGGTGATGAACATGTTCGCCGCGATGGCGGTTCTGCTCAGCTTGGTGGAGGCGTTCAACCTGTCGTCGCTGCTGATCCAGATCTCCTGGATCACGCTGTCGCTGGTGGGTCTGGGGCGGATGGCCTGGGTGCGTAGTCAGGTCCGCTTTTCGGATGAAGAACGGGCGTTCCTGAGCACCCATTTCAGCACGCTCTCACCGCATCTGGCGCGCAAGTTCCTGCGGCTGGGACGGTGGCAATCGGTCAGCCCCGGCACGGTCCTGGCCCGCCAGGGCATGCCGGTCCATGAATTGGTCTATGTGGGCCACGGCAACGCCGAGGTGCGCGCCCATGGGGTCGTGGTGGCGCAGATCGGGCCAACAGCCCTGATCGGAGAGATGACGATCATGCACGGCGGGGAGGCGACCGCAGATGTGGAGATCACGTCCGAGGCGCGCATCTTCACCCTGCCCCGCGCAGCGTTGATCCGCGAGTTGGACATCGACCACGAGTTTGCCCTGGCCGTGTCGAATGCCTTGCAGATCGAGGCGCAACGCAAGATCGAGGCCGCCAACCGCAACCGGGCGGGCCTGTCGGCCAGCTAG
- a CDS encoding CHASE2 domain-containing protein: MSRVTVVLGLAVTAAMVGLTAFPPPILDRARDAVFDGYQRSAPRPYDPTAPVHIIDIDETALEVYGQWPWPRSYMAEMTDRLFDHGAAAIGFDVLFPEPDRTSPELIVESWARFSDGPVPGLADLGADVDFTPHDTRFAQAMEGRSVVLSVAGGLEGTMPEAVAGFAVTGATPTTLTTYPGAIGNLPELTAAASGIGTISLGRNADGITRTVPMVSDFGGVLIPSLSAELLRVAQGAGGHVLRTTQASGEVSGGTVAATAMQVGGLAFPLEADGRFRLYFAGYQPQRVTPVGDLLEADGIDPALQQRLAGRIILVGSSAQGLFDIRTTPLDGQIAGVTLHAEIIEQIVAGAFLSRPDWMRGLEILIVALAGIALTILNRLERPVLGLSAALSVSGGSVLGGILAFTQMGVLFNPLMAVLTSVLVYIPGTTLGYLAKERARRSIRERFARFLPPDLIAEIEKNPTAALTPEGAERDLTVMFVDMRGFSTVTEGMSPDRVVTLVNTFLSAVAETLVDHGATIDKFMGDAVMAFWNAPIERSDHAAAALGALHAVNDAAEQANFMLTSQGLPRVNLGVGLNTGPASVGLMGSRDRLSYTCIGDSVTLAARLEGLTRIYGTRNCVGPNAVAECPPHLQAVTLDLIAVKGFARAVEVATVLPRMTPGLEGFADALAKARATYIARDWTGAEAAFLNVAKIKVPTCNTGLLAQLYLDRIAAHKEDPPPEGWAGEYVALSKR; the protein is encoded by the coding sequence ATGTCCCGGGTGACTGTCGTTCTGGGTCTGGCGGTGACCGCGGCCATGGTAGGATTGACGGCCTTCCCGCCGCCGATCCTTGACCGTGCACGCGATGCCGTTTTCGATGGCTACCAGCGCAGCGCGCCGCGTCCCTATGACCCCACCGCGCCAGTGCATATCATCGACATTGACGAGACCGCGCTGGAGGTCTATGGCCAGTGGCCCTGGCCGCGCAGCTACATGGCCGAGATGACCGACCGCCTGTTCGACCACGGCGCCGCTGCAATAGGCTTCGACGTGCTTTTCCCCGAACCGGATCGAACCTCGCCGGAACTGATCGTCGAGTCCTGGGCACGGTTCAGCGACGGCCCTGTGCCGGGGCTGGCCGATTTGGGGGCCGATGTGGACTTCACCCCCCATGACACCCGTTTTGCCCAAGCGATGGAGGGGCGATCGGTGGTCCTTTCGGTCGCCGGCGGCCTTGAGGGCACGATGCCCGAGGCCGTCGCGGGCTTCGCCGTTACCGGCGCCACCCCTACGACGCTGACAACCTACCCCGGCGCGATCGGCAATCTGCCAGAGTTGACGGCGGCGGCCAGCGGCATTGGCACGATCAGCCTTGGGCGCAACGCTGATGGCATCACTCGGACCGTTCCCATGGTCTCGGACTTCGGGGGCGTGCTGATCCCGTCGCTGTCGGCCGAGCTGTTGCGCGTGGCGCAAGGGGCAGGGGGCCATGTGTTGCGGACCACGCAGGCCTCGGGCGAGGTCTCGGGCGGCACGGTCGCGGCGACGGCGATGCAAGTCGGCGGGTTGGCATTTCCGCTGGAGGCCGACGGGCGCTTTCGCCTCTATTTCGCGGGCTACCAGCCCCAGCGCGTGACGCCCGTGGGCGATCTGCTGGAGGCGGACGGCATTGACCCCGCCCTGCAACAGCGGCTGGCGGGGCGGATCATTCTTGTAGGATCCTCCGCGCAGGGGCTGTTCGACATCCGCACCACGCCGCTGGACGGGCAAATTGCGGGGGTCACGCTGCACGCCGAAATCATCGAGCAGATCGTGGCAGGCGCCTTTCTGTCGCGCCCGGACTGGATGCGCGGGCTGGAGATCCTGATCGTGGCGCTTGCCGGCATCGCGTTGACGATCCTCAACCGGTTGGAGCGGCCCGTTTTGGGCCTAAGCGCGGCGCTGAGTGTCAGTGGCGGTTCGGTCCTCGGGGGTATTCTCGCCTTCACGCAGATGGGTGTGCTTTTCAACCCGCTGATGGCGGTGTTGACCTCGGTTCTGGTCTATATCCCCGGCACGACTCTGGGATATCTCGCCAAGGAGCGCGCGCGGCGCTCCATCCGCGAGCGGTTCGCCCGCTTCCTGCCGCCCGATCTGATCGCCGAGATCGAAAAGAACCCCACCGCCGCCCTGACACCCGAGGGGGCCGAGCGTGATTTGACGGTGATGTTCGTGGACATGCGCGGCTTTTCGACCGTCACCGAAGGCATGTCGCCGGACCGGGTCGTGACGCTTGTGAATACGTTCCTGTCCGCCGTGGCCGAGACCCTTGTGGATCACGGCGCCACCATCGACAAATTCATGGGCGACGCAGTCATGGCCTTCTGGAATGCCCCCATCGAGCGGTCGGACCACGCGGCCGCCGCCCTCGGCGCGCTGCACGCGGTCAACGACGCGGCGGAGCAGGCGAATTTCATGCTGACCTCGCAAGGGCTGCCACGGGTGAACCTTGGGGTGGGGCTGAACACCGGGCCCGCATCCGTGGGGTTGATGGGCTCACGGGACCGTCTGTCATATACCTGTATCGGCGATAGCGTCACGCTGGCCGCAAGGCTGGAGGGGCTGACGCGGATCTATGGCACGCGCAACTGCGTGGGGCCGAATGCCGTGGCCGAATGCCCGCCGCATTTGCAGGCCGTGACGCTGGATTTGATCGCTGTGAAGGGGTTTGCGCGGGCCGTCGAGGTGGCCACGGTGCTGCCGCGCATGACGCCGGGGCTGGAGGGGTTTGCCGACGCGCTCGCCAAAGCCCGCGCCACCTACATCGCCCGCGACTGGACGGGGGCGGAAGCAGCCTTCCTGAACGTGGCCAAAATCAAGGTGCCCACGTGCAACACGGGCCTTCTGGCGCAGCTCTATCTGGATCGGATCGCGGCCCACAAAGAAGATCCCCCGCCCGAGGGTTGGGCGGGGGAATATGTCGCGCTGTCAAAGCGTTAG
- a CDS encoding FecR family protein — protein MPFKTLALVATAALALAAPLAAQNIGTVASSEPTLRGTPPGAGTRPLNLGTGVVQDETIASSASGRGQILFVDQTTLSLAPNTTIVLDQFVFNANGTGQMGLQMTEGALRFIGGTLSREQEATVTTPTATIGIRGSSALIVHLNGETIAVFLAGERLCISTRNGRRACTSRRGGVLTEDGYQGRVNPAYLAQILELIDGAPRGGGGAGLGSGVGNPNPSDRGPVSTTGEEFDPEIFDDDLRFDDLLDGLPEIEFEEFDLCNPLDPGPFCPSPPITP, from the coding sequence ATGCCCTTCAAGACATTAGCACTTGTCGCAACGGCGGCCCTCGCCCTCGCAGCGCCCTTGGCGGCGCAGAACATCGGCACGGTCGCTTCCAGCGAACCGACCCTGCGCGGTACACCGCCGGGCGCAGGAACGCGCCCGTTGAACCTGGGCACAGGCGTCGTGCAGGACGAGACGATTGCGTCGTCGGCTTCGGGCCGGGGGCAAATCCTGTTCGTCGACCAGACGACCCTCTCGCTGGCGCCCAACACCACCATCGTGCTGGACCAATTCGTGTTCAACGCGAACGGCACGGGCCAGATGGGCCTGCAAATGACCGAAGGTGCGCTGCGCTTCATCGGTGGCACCCTGTCGCGTGAGCAAGAGGCGACGGTGACGACGCCGACGGCCACCATCGGCATCCGCGGATCGAGCGCGCTGATCGTGCACCTGAACGGCGAAACGATCGCCGTATTCCTTGCCGGAGAGCGTCTTTGCATTTCCACGCGCAACGGTCGCCGCGCCTGCACCAGCCGCCGTGGCGGCGTGTTGACGGAAGACGGCTACCAGGGCCGGGTGAACCCCGCATACCTCGCGCAGATCCTTGAACTGATCGACGGCGCCCCCCGTGGCGGTGGTGGAGCGGGCCTCGGGTCGGGCGTCGGCAACCCCAACCCATCGGATCGGGGCCCCGTCTCGACCACGGGTGAAGAGTTCGACCCCGAAATCTTCGACGATGATCTTCGCTTCGACGATCTGCTGGATGGCCTGCCGGAGATAGAATTCGAAGAGTTCGATCTCTGCAATCCATTGGACCCGGGCCCGTTTTGCCCCTCCCCGCCGATCACGCCCTAA